The genomic stretch TATTCGTGATCAAGCACTCCTGATTGAAGAGGCTAAGCTTGTTGGCATCGATCAGCCCAAAAAAGAGCTCATCTCCAAAATCCTTGATGACCATTCCCACTTGAAAGTAGTTTCAGTGGTGGGAATGGGGGGACTCGGTAAAACCACCCTGGCGAAAAAGGTCTACGATGATGCTGCAGTGAAGAAACAATTTCAGAGCCATGCTTGGATAActgtttctcaaaattttcaattcaaaGTCATCATCAAGAACTTGATTCAACAATTGTACGAGGAAATCAGACAGCCGGTCCCTCCGCAAGTGGATTCCATGGAAGGTATTAGGCTCAGCGAATTTGTCAGAGACTTCCTCAAAGAAAGAAGGTACATCCTTGTCCTTGATGATGTGTGGAGTCAAAATGCTTGGGAAACTATCAAATATGTATTTCCTGACTGCAATACTGCTAGTCGTGTTGTGTTGACAACACGAATTACCGATGTAGCTTCTGCATCCTGTTTGGCATCCCATGACTTTGTCCATGAGATGAAGCCCCTCTCTTATGAAGATTCTTGGACTCTTTTTTGCAATAGAACATTTCAAAGTAATGGTTGCCCTTCAAATCTAGAAGAAGTTTGtagaaaaatactaaaaaaatgtGAGGGCCTACCACTTGGAATTGTAACAATGGGTGGTGTTTTGGCTCTGAAGGACAAGGACAGGATAGATGAATGGGAGATGATTTTTCGTGGCTTTGGCAGTGAGGTAGATGGTAGCGGTAAGCTTGATAGAATTACAAAGATACTCTTATTTAGCTACAGTGATTTGCCTCACCATCTTAAAAACTGCCTATTATATCTAAGTATCTATCCTGAAGATCATCCAATTGATGTCGAAATTTTACTTGATAAATGGATAGCACTAGGATTTATAGAAGAGGAAGAAGGAATGACGGCCACTGACATTGCTATGAGATATCTAAAAGAACTCATCAACAGAAGCTTAATCCAAGTTAAAGAAATGTGGGCTGATGGCAAATTGGTGAAATGTGGTCTTCATGATTTTCTGCGTGAAATCATTGTTTCAAAATCTAAAGAGCAAAGCTTCACAGCCATAATCACTGGATATTGCACAAGATGGCCTGACAAAGTTCGACACCTGGCAATCCATAGCTTCACTGATAATCCTCCACAAGGCTTCAGCAGCTTAAAGTGTCTTCGGTCCGTGGAAACATTCGGGAATAAAGATTCTCTCACAACTTCATTGTTGTCCAAGTTTTTATGTGGTGGTCCCAAGTTCCTGAAGGTTTTAAACTTAGCAAGTGCGGAACTGGACAACATCCCAAAGGAAGTTTTCAAACTATTTCATCTCGAGTATCTGGATCTAAGTGGCACCAGAGTTAAAATCATTCCAAAATCTATCGGGCAGCTTCAAAACCTGGAGGTTTTAATTCTGACTCGAACCACTATAACGGAGTTGCCCGTGGAAATTCTAAAGCTGAGAAAACTCCGTTCCCTTGCCGTAGGCAGAGTGGGTGattattcaaataacttttcagTTTGGGGCTTTAAATCTCCGGATGGAATTGGAAAGCTTACCTCCTTGGAGCGTTTGGGATTTATAGAAGCAGATAGTGGTAAAGTAGTAAGGGAGATTGGGAAGCTCGTTCAGTTGCGGCAATTATGGATCACAAAGCTGAGAAGAGAAGATGGAAAGGAGTTGGTCTCCTCCCTATCAAGGCTGACCAACCTTCGAGAGTTACGCATCGGCTCCATTAAAGAGGAGGAGACCCTTGATCTCCAACATTCCGTCTCTCCAAGACTTGGATTTCTTATAAGGTTGTGGTTGAATGGGCGTTTAGAGAGAGTACCAGAATGGGTAATGTCACTTCAATCCCTGAGCACTTTGGCCTTGCGCAATAGTGAGTTGAGTGAAGATGAGAATGCATAGACTGCCTTGGACACTTGCCAATCTGGTAGACCTTAGTACTCGGTCGTGCTTATGAAGGGGAGACATTGTGTTTTAAGGCTGGAGGATTCCCAAAACTCAAGGAATTAGGCCTTGTGCAATTAAAAAGACTGAAATGGGTAAGCGTGGAAGAGGAATCGATGCCCAATCTCCAAAAGTTTGTTATTCTCGGTTGCAAGCTTATGGAGGGCCTGCCTTTGGGCCTCCAAAACTTGACCGAGCTTAAATATCTTGGGTTGGGTGATATGTCTGATGAGCTAATCCGCAAAGTACAGAATTTGGATAAACAAAGTGAAGATTATCAGACAATTTCTCGTATCCCTCAAGTTGGCATTGGCCACTTTATAAATGGTGAATGGAAAGAAGAGTCCCTCTAAGAAAAGATAGGTAAAGGACAATCTGTTGCGGTCATCAACATTTAAATTATGATGTTTGTTGTCAATTGCTTTTTCCTACTTCTTATCCTTGTAATAAAATCATGACTCTATATTGCTATTCAACCATAATTAGTTCCTTAGATAGTTAGATATATATGTGTTTCTACGTTTATGAATATTTGATTTGTACAATTATTTTCATAAAGGGTATATACATTATTTCCTAAACTTCTACCGAATTTGTGGTGAGGCTTTCCTTTTTGATTTATTActgaattcatttttttttcttctggcTTTCTTTATTTCGAAAAAGtgtaatgatgttgaatttgaatttaGACGTGacgaaaaaataaattattttcagGAAACGCGAGGGACTATATTTAGCATTTTTCCTAATATGTTATTAATGATGTTAAAGTCCAAAAAGCGGGCAGAGAATGCTTTCAAATTGCTTTGATGATGGGCAGACTGGGTCCCTTGCTAAGTCCAAATTATGTGATATAATAACAGATATCGATATATCTCTAGGTCACTTTCATCCGATATTCTAGAACTAACTGCTTTAACATACGCGGATATCTTTTATGATATCATTCTTCTTTTCCCAAGAACAAGTACATGTCTTGACAAAAGTTTACAGAACCAGCTGACTTGGTCACTAGGAATTTAAAGCATTCTTATCTAGGCTTTTCTAAAAATTTCAATAGCGGGTGCCTGTCTGGTCCGACGCTAGGAGGTTAGGCATTGAGTTCACATTCAGCCTTGAATTTAATCACATCTTTTACTTGACATCAGTTGCAGGCTTTCGTAGTATTCCA from Coffea eugenioides isolate CCC68of chromosome 8, Ceug_1.0, whole genome shotgun sequence encodes the following:
- the LOC113780040 gene encoding disease resistance protein RPM1-like, producing the protein MAESVVGFLIKQLSTLLSQESTLLGGLRPDVQFIKDELGDMNAFLRQAEAKEDNDSQLQQWVKQVREVAYDIEDVLDDFAFRFARGHADGFFGRVEKIYSSTKNLKARHRISLEIKDIKARVVEISARHQRYQSLYGTQEIGPRSSHVANADCDIRDQALLIEEAKLVGIDQPKKELISKILDDHSHLKVVSVVGMGGLGKTTLAKKVYDDAAVKKQFQSHAWITVSQNFQFKVIIKNLIQQLYEEIRQPVPPQVDSMEGIRLSEFVRDFLKERRYILVLDDVWSQNAWETIKYVFPDCNTASRVVLTTRITDVASASCLASHDFVHEMKPLSYEDSWTLFCNRTFQSNGCPSNLEEVCRKILKKCEGLPLGIVTMGGVLALKDKDRIDEWEMIFRGFGSEVDGSGKLDRITKILLFSYSDLPHHLKNCLLYLSIYPEDHPIDVEILLDKWIALGFIEEEEGMTATDIAMRYLKELINRSLIQVKEMWADGKLVKCGLHDFLREIIVSKSKEQSFTAIITGYCTRWPDKVRHLAIHSFTDNPPQGFSSLKCLRSVETFGNKDSLTTSLLSKFLCGGPKFLKVLNLASAELDNIPKEVFKLFHLEYLDLSGTRVKIIPKSIGQLQNLEVLILTRTTITELPVEILKLRKLRSLAVGRVGDYSNNFSVWGFKSPDGIGKLTSLERLGFIEADSGKVVREIGKLVQLRQLWITKLRREDGKELVSSLSRLTNLRELRIGSIKEEETLDLQHSVSPRLGFLIRLWLNGRLERVPEWVMSLQSLSTLALRNSELSEDENA